CCCTGTGGTAGTGCTGGTGGTGGTGGGGGAATGGCgacgggggcggcggcggcgttcCCGATGGCCGGTAGTACCACGGTGCCGCCGGTCCTGGAGACAACCCTCTCGATCCCACCGCCATCCCTTGCGTAGATCACATCCATCCAACGAAACAATaagatatatataaatatatgttcCGTAAATAATAAGAAGAACCACCGAGAAGCTAGAAATAGTGGATAGAGAtgatatataccaggctggtgGTGGGAGGGGAGGGCGGGGGTGGCGGGATGGGACGGACGGAGGCGCTTGGCGCCGAGGGAGGCAAGGTTGCAGTTGGATCGCCGGCCGTTGATGACCGGCGTCGGGTCCTCGCAGGCCTTCttcgccgcctccgcctccttGAACGTCACCTGCAGGTTGacaccaaacaacaaacaaacAGTCCGTTATGTTACAACCGGGATCTTGATTTGATGCGATCTGGGGACTAACAGTACCAACAAGATGAAACACGTACGAAGCCGTAGCCCTTGGATCGGCCGGTGAGCTTGTCGGAGATGATGACGGCTTCGAGGATCTCACCGTACTTGTCGAAGTGCTCGCGGAGCGCCTCCTTCTGCGTCTCCCACGCCAGACCCCCCACGAAAACCTTCGTCAGCGTCGTGTCCCCGAACTGCGAGTGCtgtcccatctctctctctcttcttcctctctagcTAACGATCAAAGGAGCAAGAGAGGTTGGTCGGAAGGGAGGCTGGTTTATAACTATATAAGAAGAAGGGTAGGGAAAGGAGCGGAATGGGAACAGGGTGTGCAATTGTCACACTTTGGGAGTGTAATCGGAAAGCACTACATGGTTCTAACTTTATTTATtgtttatataatgaaaaagaGGCTCGGCCTCGTCATCGACGTGcggccccctccttttccttctcagtttttttttcttttatgatatatACACACCACTTATTATAGACTTTCCTACACGGCTCTATACAAACTCCTAAGCTCCCTGTCTTTGTCTGTTCGTCTCTCTCtatattttcatatatatagCAAGCAAGTATACGAATTCCCTATAATAAAACAAAGTAAAACTTCTTCACTTTTTGGCGTTATCCTCTTTTTCTCATAGCGTTACCTTAGGGAAATGGATGCGAAGTCTAGGGGCGACGAAGAGCAACCGTTCTCAACGTGTAAACGATGCGACCACCCACGGTATTATAAACGCTCCGCCCACCGCATGCAGGATGGATGCGTGAAGTGATGGGAACGACGCAAAATTTTTATCTGGATACTTGTCCGATTTAAGCGAGGAAATAGATTCTCAGACtcggttttatttttttttttcatttgttatTAGTTTCGTTTCATAAAATAAAAGTAATTATGTGGGAAGCAGTGCAGGTGGCAGACTTCTGTTACCTGGAAAGAGCGACAGCGGCGTACGGGCACCGTCGTACAGAGCCTCCCAGTGTTACAGCGTTTACCAGACGGAACAGCTTAGAAAACGATGCGTATTTCATGGCACCCCAAGAAACTTAATCCAAATAATACACCCGTCTCAGTACCCAAAACTGTTAAGATTGAGATTTTCTGAAGGCACTGGAGCAATTACTAATGATGTTTTTCGTTCTTACTgcttaaaaagagagagaaagaaacctATTTTTCCTGAATTAATAAAATTTGAATGTAGTTTTGCAAGGAAATGTATTTACTTGAGAAGACCTCAATAATAATAACCACTATGAGCATGTGAAAGAAGAATAGCATGTTGTCATCATCTTGTCCAATAAACTCCATTCCTTCTCGTCTAAGGCAGGCTTCTTGCTTCTCTCCCTTGATTGGCGCAATTTGCTGTGATGACTTCTTatcaaatagaaaaataaaaagaagattaCGGGACCACCTAAACCTTTCGAATTCGCTATCAAATGGTCCCCCGATCCACGTGCGAACTGTCCAAGCGTGCGATAATGGCAACAGCATTTCCACAGAACAGTACCCGTAGCAGTTTCTTGGGAAACCTCCAACatccaaaaccaaaaaaaaaatagaagaagaagaagaagaaagaaaccaaagAATATATTAGGAGCATAAAACCCGCGGTTTCATACAACTGTAATAATAGGAACAGACTACGGACAGCAACAGCAAAAGCACGACTCAAACATTATTATCTCCACCAAAGCTAAGCAGGGATTACGTAGGAGAGGGGAGGCCAAATCTGAGAGCTAAGCTCGAGCGGGCCACATGCAGGCCCACGTAGGGGAATCCCATTTGCTTTTGTTCCTGACCCCAGCCCTCGTCGTGGAAATAACGTGGACAACTGGACAGCAACAAAACCAACACGAAGAGAGAGAAGGTGCATAATAATCTAAGGGAGTGGTCGAGTTCGCGAAGTTTGACCGAGGGGAAAGGGAGGAAGACCGGGACCTACGCATGGCTGTGGGTTAGCTGGAAGCCCAGAGACGTGAGCTGGCGGAggggatgaaaaaaaaaaggccagaGACAGTTGCTGGTCGTAATGCCTGTTGGGACGCAAAAGACCAAGAGCCAGCCTTTATGTTATGTAATGTTCTTGGTCTTAATATTAATATatggttatttatttatttattttgtgcttATCAGTATCAGCATTTTTCGAGGCCTAAAAGCACCGATAAAGCGCCGCTAAATAAAATTTCGGCATTGATAAGCACACTCACAACCTTTACGTGTGAGTCATCGgtgtataaaaaataaaataaaataaaataaaattttaatgttTATATTGTCAATGTTTTTGCGATGTTTTAGAAGGGTGGGCGATAAAATTAATATCTCCGcatatgttttttctttttttcgctGTTGTGATATATGGCTACGCCTCGTGGGTTGGGCTGTGGGAGGTGAGCTGGCCGCCAGACATTAAATGATGGCCAAGCCAACGACTTGGTAGCCTTTTCTTGTGTGAAGGATCCTTCCAAATCCCATGGCGAAGTCTTTGTGACGTATGTGCGCTCCTTGGGATACAGCAATGCTTCATACCGGATATGGTAAAGATAATATAAATGAACACCAGCTCATCATATATAATGGTCACAATTGAACCTAGATGGCCTTGCACTAGAACGtaagaattaaaataaaatgtttTGTGGTCTTTGTGATTCCGCAAACACGTAGACGACATGTGCCACGAACTGTGAATCTGGTTGTACTTGTTTGggtctttctttatttcttttgattATCCTGTCGTTGTTTAATGGCAGGGAACTGTGAGCAAGATGGAATTGTTTGGATTGTGAGTAGATTAGCTAAGGAATTGGTTTGGCCTAGCATTTGAAATGATGGCAAATGGTACTTCATATTTAAGTGCGAGGGTTGGGTCCCTACGCAGGTAACTCCAACAAGCCATGCTTCTTATGTCCATCTCATGGTTATTGAATTTGTAGAGCTGTGCTTCTGAGATATCAAAACACTAGAAACTTGGCAAACAATGAACGCGCACGGTTCATAATTGGGCTGCAAAAGTTGGTTTGGAGCTCTTCGGAGGCATGTGCGTGTTGTACGATCTTCTTCAGATCATCTGTCATGAAACGCCAACTCCCCTAGGGATTGAAAGCTAGCTCTCCTCTTCTCTTATCTAACttatttagagagagagagagagagagagagagagagagagagagagagagaatccatCATCTGGTTTGTGTTCTATTTCTGGATAGAAGCCTGAGTGCAAATATGATTAGGTTGTCATGGCTAATGTGACGCTTTAGAGTCAAAAAAGACAAGCGAACTCGGCAATCCATGATATATTCTAGCTAAGAAGTGAGAACACGACCAGGTTTGTTCTCAACTTATATTAAGGCAGGAACAGCTGCCTGCAAATAGATGGGCAGGAACTCACACGGCTGAAACGATCAGCCGAATTCACTTCACTTCTCAAGTTGAAGTAGGCCCATGGAGGAGTTAAGTCAAATTAGGATAAAGCTGAAATTGCCCCACCAAGTTGCAACCCTAATTAAGATCTGGAGACCGAGTCTACCATTTTCCAACCACCACCCACTGAGAACCCTAGTTCAATGAATTCACAAATCCTAACCCGTGATGGCCAATAGTCCCAACAATGTGAAGGGCGCTGCTGGCCTTAGTATATATGGTACCTCCAACTTGCACGatcagaaagaaaggaaaaaataataataacaaaacaaAGGACCGGTCCTTTCTCCCACAAAGCCAGCTCCCTCGTTCACGAGGCATTCAGACGCTAATAACAGCACTCCCCATTATTCTTTGTCCACCATACGAACTGACGATTCCATCACTCACCAACTAGAGTGGGAGCGAGAGCCATGCCGGGCCTGGAGCCAAATGCTGGCTCAATACCCTTCGGTACCTGTTGACACATGCCTTGTTCCAGCTAGGTGCGATTATTTCTAGCTAGGTTCACAAGGTTTAGGCGACGTTAGCACATGCTAAGGGTACTGTTGATCGCAATGTTTGTTGTCACGAAAGCCCCCCTTGGAATAATGCGAAGCTCAAGGTGAATGAGAGCCATTAGGAATCAGTTTCGAGCCGTCGTCGCACTGTTATCCTGTGACTTGACATGAATCATACCCAACTTATTAGCAAGTAAACTTCTCTCGACACAAGAACGGGTTTAGTTTTTATCAGGCTGCGCCAGGATTGGCTGCCTTGTTGTTGGGCCCCTCCAGTACCTAGGATGTGCTGGAACGCGACCAGCATGAACCATatgttacccaaaaaaaaaaaaaaaaaatcacccaGATTTATTAAGTTTCATAAAGCCCGTGAACTGACTCCAAAGCAAATGGTACCTTACAGCCCAACACGCCGAAGGCAGTTGTAGCTCTGCCCATTTTGCACAAGCCTCTGACTCGATGTATTCAGAAGGCCGATAGGTTTCCTCAGGGGATTCCAATGACTCTTGAATCTCATCTTGTGAGGTTTTTGGATTTCAATCAATGCCGCGACGGCATCCCATCACATTATGACGCGGCGAGAATTTATTTCTTGCTTGTAGAGATTTACCAGATCACCCAATATCATATAGGAAGTAGGTCATGACTCGGACTGAACCAATCTAGAAATTATTGGGTGCAAGAAACTCAACATgaactccaaaaagatgtgtTTAAATTGGTTATCACTATGAATTTGAATGAAAGAGTTCACACCGAAAACTCAAGATATTAATTACTCGACTGTCAGAATATCCATGACCCAGATACTAGCAGAATCCTGAGGCACTGCAGATTCATAGCGATCTTCAAAACCACACAATGGCAGCATTACTGAATAAGTTCGGGGTAAGATTGCAGGAACAGTACCCCAAAAAATCAGTAAAAGAAAGCAGAATAAATTGCATGCAAACAGTTACAGTCTGATCTGACAGCCTGATATGTGCTTCATATGCATTAATAAAAGGTgaaaaaaaagtttaaaaattaaattgatagCTACTTCAACAAAAACAATTTAGAGGCTACAAGATAATAACACCCAGATGCTAACATATGTATAGGTTATAGTAGTAGCTTGAAAACGAATCTGGTCATGAGTGCTATGTGATGCCTGCAACAGAATTATTGCAGTATTAAAATCTTATTTCAACTCCCACTAAGTAATTAATCACTTTGTTAATAGAATTACAAAATGAAAACGTACATAGACCATGCGAAGGTGACCACACCATATAGCATTAGGAACAACAGATATAAAGATAATAATCTCTCTATATTCTATTGAGCGAAACAGGAACATTGATGTGAAGAACAGGTTTACACATAGAGGAAAACACAAGGAAATGAGGGCGCTCATCCTTCAAGTACCTCGCCCTAGATGGTTACCAAAAGTTGGGAAACTCTAcacttttatataaaaataggtCTTCCAAAAGCAGGTGAACCAAAAAGCTTTTGGCCAAGCTCAACAATGGGGGGCTAACTAATCCTCCTTTTTGGCGTCTTTCTGTGGTAGTTTTACAATGGGCCTATAGAAACCTGTAGCATTGCCACAATGCTTCATAAGCAGCAGTTACAAATGCATACATGTATGTGTGCTGATAGATCCTATTGATCCTGTCATATTGTGTTCTCTAGTTATCTAGGTCAACACTTAGGACGCCcacttgcagcagtagcagcagcaaaaaaaaaaaaaagtcttcaaGTTCAATCATTTATTAAGATTTGGACTTGAAAAAACTACAACTAGAACCAAAATCCTTTTCTTTACAGCAGTTGATTTTGAAATAAAAGTTTTGATAAATTAACCACTTCCCAAGGTGGCCAGGTTAACATGTGGCACTGTATCTCTTCATAAATGTACTTGGATATTTAGCTCTCGTCAAGCAATCAAACATACATATAACCAAGATCACTCTCCTCCAGATGTTTCTGTATAATATAATTGTACATTGATTCTCTGCAATTAAAACAGAATATAGAAACAACATTTCTCTTTTAGTCGTCTAGCACAATTTCAGCAGAATAAGATATAAACTGATAGCCTATTAGCAACAACGTCATCAACTTGTTTATAGTGCATCTCCAGTCAAAAGACAATCAGGAAAAACTATACCTGAATAAATAATTCTCTACCAGACAGACCAATGCTCAACTTGGTAGATCCCCGTTATGGAACTGGcaggaagaaaaaaatgaaaaaatacatgttagtttaagattaagaaGATAGGTAAAATTTATAAGATGATTGGAACAATTAGGCAGACAtgcagaaaaatgaaaaaaaaatgcaacacTACCACGTATTTTGGAAGTGACAGCAAATATAACTATAAGTTTGAAGGGCATATGAAATTAGGCCATACATCCATCCATATACATAGAACACTAAGCATGAAGAATGAAATCACAAATACTGCTTGACCGAATTCAAGCAATCTGACATTCAATTACGACTAGTCATTTTATACCAAAATTTATATACCACAGTATTTCAATTAACTTGATTGATCTATCAGATTCAAAATACAAGAAGCTGACCTCACTGCAAATGCATGAAAGCAATGTTACAAAATGCAATCTCAATTTCTTATCTGACATACGGTCTAACACTAATATATTGGGGGAAAAAAGCCTTACCATGCAAGATTTAGGCATTAGCGATGTTGCACCAATATTAAGTTGGGATCAAAGAAACTCGTGATTTAAATCCATATGTGAAATGCCTTACTATATTCATGATTTGAAAAACTACAATATTAGTCACAACTTGTTAAGTTAACTGTTTTATCAAATGAAATGAGAGGAATGCATAAGAAaattgttggggggggggggggggggggggggggggggctgtaATCAATTAGAGAACCCTTGGAAAGTATGGAAGAATCAAATGGTGTTTAATATACTTGTGTAAGTCCTTATACTTTAGTTGTAAATTAAAGTTAGGCAATAGCTTTGCCTTATAAAGATGGAAAGCCATATAGATGACACTTATCTGTTGTTTGATACACTTGACAAGGATTCATGCAAGGACAGCAGATGCTTAATTAATTATAGGAACCACATTTTTATgatattgcataaaaaaatgcaCTAATAAATTAGACAACCATTAGGTACAACAGGTAACAATGATTATGAAGGCAAACTGAATGGGAGATGGATGGTGGAGATGAAGCCAGAAAAGACAATATTCAAAATTGGAGGACAAAGTGACTGATGACAAGGAACAAATTAACATGTGACATTTTACAGCAGTTAATCGACGAAATTAAGCCTTGCCTCAACTTAAATCTCAACAAGTGTGCTTAATCATATATTACagcaaaaatatataattctaACAATTAAGTCaaggaaaaaaatttattactaaaatgattttttaataattattctTGGGCATTCAAATTTAcaatttctttctctttcaaTATTTCTTTGATTAATTTCCCCATTTCTCAAATATGGAATTAACATATTGTCAGGTACTAAAAGAATTATCATATCAAACTGACTAGAATACTAGATAGATGCTCGCCACAATGAAATTTTACAAAATGGAGTAAAACTACACATCTTTGTCGAGTCAGAACCCTACTTTTCTCTTTCCTGTTTTCACAGATTAACCGCGATAtactcaatacatatatagcagAACATGAAATTTCTCATCATTTGAACATCCATTTTTTTCATCCAGGCAATTTTAATGCTGCAAACATAATCGAGCAATTAAAACAACACAGGACAAGTGACTCAAAAGTTGTAGTTTTAACCTGAATGTATAAGTATGGTTATCACAAAAAAAGTAGGTCTAAGATCTGTTTTTCCATAGTACAGCTGCATGAAGACTCttctagccaaaaaaaaaggtcATAATTTGGACAGAAAGGAGATATATTAGCTTATAAATCTAAGAGATAAGATGTACGACTGTATTTGAAAGAAACGAGTCTGTAAGTTTATCTTGGTtacatttcctttttctttgccCTGCATGCTTCCAAAAACTGTGAAGCTATAATTTCTAAGGTTGATATAACTTCTTTATTAAGATAACAGGTGGTCATGAAGAAATGTCAACAGCAAAGAGATAAGGCTCCAATTAGGTGGACTTGCAAAAAGCCTCAAATCAAACATTCCCATCATCCGATCTCTATTATATGGAAGAAAGGGGAGATAGAGTGGATGGAAAAAGAGAAAGACTTCAATAATGTTATATAGTTGCTCTACTGCACTTTGTTCTTTAAAACTGTTGAAATTTTCAAGTCAAAAATTAGAAAGGCAAAGGAGTGAATGAGAGTAAAAAGTAAGGGTTTCCCATGCCCTTATCAAGATGCAAAGATAATAGAATAAACCACATGATAGAAAAGAAGCAAGCAAAACTTAGCAAAACTTGACAAAAACAACATGCATGGCTGCATGGCAATGTTCCCTTTAAACAAAGAACCAAATCCCTATGTTCATCATTATAGCCACAACAACACATTTACAATCACTCAAAACCTCTAATTACTAGTTTCAAGACAATTTCTCTTTCCAAGTTCCCCACCTAATGGCTTAAGGAATATTATATTCCAGGCACTGTATGCACTAGCCATGGCGGTTCCTGTTTAACAACCAGCCTTCCACATCTCTAGGAACAATGTATGAAGCTTTTTTCTTCTAAGAATGAAAAACACCACCAACAAAAACAATACATCATAAGATGTGTAGCTGTATCATATCCAACATTGTTAACACATTTCTATCAAAGTTTAAAGCAGCATCATTGGAATTTTCTAGAGTAGGATTTGCTCAGATATGGTTGTTAAAGTGAAAGTAagggattttctttttttcatttaaaaccaaagcaggagaaagtacaAGAACTCAAGTAGGAGAGGAAGCATTCTACAAGAACATGTCTGATAGCATGTCCATATGGGTATCCTACATTGACTATACACTGTCAGGCAGACAGCCACCTTTCACAAAAGATTCAAATGTGCATCTTTCTTACTGATTAGGTCATTTTAAATATAGCCCAGACAAAGCCTCCATCACCTCATTCGACAGATACTCTATCACTTTCAATTTGCACTAAAGATAATGGCAAATATTCCATAAAACATGAAAACAAAGGCACCAAAATGAAGTGTCATTTAGCATAGTGAATGTTGTATCATGGCATGATGATCAGATTAGATGTTACaagcacaataataatatggaaCTTAAGTGCATGTATTGTGTAGGAGATGTTTGAATATCAAAAATTACGCTTAGTAGAAATAGGAAAACTTGTTGAAATGGCTTGATCATGCGAAACAACAGTAGGACAGCCCTTTCACCAAAGAGAGGACCAAGCTTTTATTGAATTGTTTGAAAAGAAAAGCAGGTTTAAGATAACCTGGCATAAAGTTGCAATAAGTGTTCGAGAAAGGCATCACTGAGAGATTGTATGCATTtagatgagagcacaaaagcaGAATGGCCAAGGTAATGCACCAGGTCATGAGTATTAAATCAAAGGTGGAGATTTCAAAACTATTGtaaaacaaaatggagaaaagtCGCATGAAAGTCTAGTTGTTTGTGAAATTATACAAATTTATGATATCTAACAAACTTGTGGAGAGGCAAGATGCTATTGGATGGCACTTATCACAGGTAAGGACGGGTTACAAATTAAACAACTGTAAGGTGGTAAATAAGAGAAGTTGTATAAATTTTCCCCAAGAAATTGGACATAATTTTTGCATTGTTTTGAGACCATCCTTTCCAATTGAAGAACCTTTGTAATTTATAAACTCTTCAATGTCCATATCAGTGTCTACCAAAAACACTGTAAATCGCGCgcacgcgcgcgcgcacacacacataaATTCCCTCAAGGTGAAAAATCATAGTGTGCCATGTTCTTGACAGTAACTGGAACAGCTATTTCTATATGCTTCATGTTAGAGGGAAATAAAGCATCTCTTTTTAGGTTATCAAAACTATAATAACATGTATTAAAAGGTTAAAATATTTCCATTATCACAAATGATTCTTCTTGAAAACCAAACCCAAGCAAATCACCAAATCAGGTAAATGAATCCATGCTAGTATTGCTTTTCCATGAGATACTGCAAGCTTATCAAAAACTTCAAGAGAAGAACATAACAAGGAGGGGAATGCTGAAAGGATACCTGGGGATTCATATAATTCATGCCCTGAGTAAAAGAGCCCTGTTGTGTAACCTACCAAATGCATTTTCAAATAAGGAGTTAAAAAGACAAAAAGTTACCAAAGCATCCATCCTTCATCACAACAGGTCGAAGAATGATACCTGGTACTCCCCTTGTGTGCTTGTACCCACTTGAGTTCTTCCTTGAACTCCCCCACCTTCTTTCTTGACAGACCCATCTCCACCCTTAGCAGATAACTTACTATCACCCTACCATAGAGTACCAATTCAAAATTAATAGTAGGAACGAATACTAGCACtggtatataatataatatacacCTCAATTAACACTAAAGCATCTGACCAATTGAAACTTTTCATACATTACCTCCTATAAATTTTTCATCTATCCCATCATtgcaaattaaaaatttatttatttagcaaCGCAGTACGATGAGAGAATCACAAAGAGACAAAGATAATTACCTCCATCTATTACACCACATCCATCAATGCCGAAACCAAATTATAAGACATACAAACAAAAaacgaaaagaaagaaaaaacaaaaggttAATAAGTGCGGCAAAAAAAATGTGAAGGAACCTGACGCAACAAAACAAAAAAGCTTGAAAATATTTCAAGGAGAAAACAGATTACCTCTCTATACTTCTGTAGATAAAGCT
The Phoenix dactylifera cultivar Barhee BC4 chromosome 3, palm_55x_up_171113_PBpolish2nd_filt_p, whole genome shotgun sequence DNA segment above includes these coding regions:
- the LOC103708916 gene encoding probable RNA-binding protein ARP1 isoform X1 produces the protein MGQHSQFGDTTLTKVFVGGLAWETQKEALREHFDKYGEILEAVIISDKLTGRSKGYGFVTFKEAEAAKKACEDPTPVINGRRSNCNLASLGAKRLRPSHPATPALPSHHQPGMAVGSRGLSPGPAAPWYYRPSGTPPPPPSPFPHHHQHYHRVLPFYFTATYGYPPTYMPDMGYNAKLSQSAGPGSYIQGQFSYPPQGGGMVAPNGMLPAYPLYHFHHRQLQGMGVPAHFFPPAAAAAAAVAGTMAAVPTIISKPTATTPPPTVCLAVEQVKGCS
- the LOC103708916 gene encoding probable RNA-binding protein ARP1 isoform X2 gives rise to the protein MGQHSQFGDTTLTKVFVGGLAWETQKEALREHFDKYGEILEAVIISDKLTGRSKGYGFVTFKEAEAAKKACEDPTPVINGRRSNCNLASLGAKRLRPSHPATPALPSHHQPGMAVGSRGLSPGPAAPWYYRPSGTPPPPPSPFPHHHQHYHRVLPFYFTATYGYPPTYMPDMGYNAKLSQSAGPGSYIQGQFSYPPQGGGMVAPNGMLPAYPLYHFHHRQLQGMGVPAHFFPPAAAAAAAVAGTMAAVPTIISKPTATTPPPTVEQVKGCS